From the genome of Sediminibacter sp. Hel_I_10:
AACTAACTTAAAGGTATCACTTTCAGAAAAACTAAAACGCGTGGAAACGGGACCATCTTCATAAACCTCTTGCGAGTACAAATGCCAACCTTCATCTATGGTTGCTGTAGCCACAAGATCATATTCTGTTTCTGAAATTTTCTCTACGGAAGTCGACCATTTCACAGGATCGAAAACCTGAGCATTTAATGAACTAAAAATAAAAAATAGAGTGAAAAACGTAAAATGGATCTGCTTCATATCATTAAGCTGGTAAGACGTTATTACTTTTTAAAGTGTTCAAATGTAACTGTAGATATCTCTAAAGATGGTAAAATTATACTAAATGTAAATCTAATTGTGAAGGTGCTAATTTAACAAAAAGCATAGACTTGTGCTAAAAGCTGAGCAGTAAACATGATATCAAATTTCAGCAAAAAAAAAGCTGAACCCTAGGTTCAGCTTCAGTAGTCAATCAAAAGTTTTAACTTCTAGTTTTTCATGTCTCCAGTGGGTAATTCCACCTTCTAAGTCATAAATCTTAACGAAGCCAGCTGCCTTAAGTTTTTCGGCACATTTGGCACTTCGACCTCCAGATTTACAATAGAGAATTACGGGCTGGGTTTTATCTAGTTTCTCAATATCCTCATCAAAAGTTGGGGAATTAAAATCAATGTTTTGAGAGTGAGCAATAAAGCCTGTTTCATATTCTTTAGGCGTTCTTACATCCACCAATTGCACATCTTCAAGCTCTAAGAGTGATTCCATTTCTTCTGGGGTAATCATCTTGATTTCGGTAGGGGTTTCTTTTGAACAAGCCGTGATCATCACTAAGCCTAACAAACAAATGAGCATTATGTTTTTCACAGGTTTGAATTTATGGGATTTTCACATCACCGGACCATTCATTGAATCCGCCAAGTAAATTATAAGCCTTATCAAAGCCCAATTGGTTCATTACGGCACAAGCCTGATTGCTTCTTGCTCCAGATCTACAGTATACATAATAGGATTTTGATTTGTCCAATTTCTCGAGCTCATCAATAAATCCCTGTCCTTTATGAATATCTATATGAAGTGCCTCTGGAATCATCCCTTCTTCAACTTCATCTTGCGTTCTCACATCTAAGATCACAGCATTGTCATCTTCTTTTTGCTGAACAGCCCATTCGTCTTGTGATAAATCTGCCATAATTACTTTGTTTTTATAAATACAAAATTAACGTTTCTTTGACAGATAGACGTAAAAAAAACCGAAGTGTTACATTTCGGTTTTGATTTTATTTTTCGTTAAAGTCGTTTTTACACCTTAATTGAACAACCAATAGCTCTTGTACTTTTAACAGGAACCTCTTCATTAGACAATAGTGCATCTACAGCATCTTCTACATAAGTATCTTTAACCGCAGAGGCGTCTTGATAATTATCGTCAATAGCACCTATATATTTTACTTGAGGCCCTTTAGATGTGCGCTCTAAAACGTACACATGCGGTGTTTTTGTAGCGCCATATTGCGGGTATATTTTTTGACCTTCATCTATAAGATAAGGAAATGTGAATCCCTTTTCCTTCGCACGTTTCTTCATAGCCTCTAAGTTATCACCAGGTTTTACGTCTGTATTATTTGGCATAATGGCGATAACGGGATATCCTTTCTTTGCGTATTTCTTGTTGAGGGCTTCAATACGGTTCTCATACGCTACTGCATACGGACAGGTATTACAAGTAAAAATTACAATAAAGCCTTTCGCATCATCGTAATCGGCCATGGATACCATGTTCCCATCAATATTTTTCAAATCAAAATCGGTCGCAATGTCTCCAACTTTGTAGCCATCTGACATTGGTGCAAAAGCAAAAGCCAATAAGGCTAAGGCCATCGCGATTACTGCGTTAAGTCCCTTTTTCATCATAATTTCAGTTTAAAAATTGTTTTACTTCCTTTTCAAGCGCTTGGTAATCAAATGATTTTTCGTAAAATTTACGTTTGTCTTTATTATAAATAATAGTTGCCGGTATGGCACCAGACCAATTCTCATCTACTTTGGGGATCCAAGTGTTAGAATCGGTATCATTAAGAGCGATTACCTTAGATTTCAATTGCTTCTCCCTAATATAAGGTTTTAAATTGGAATCATATTTACTGGGAAAATCAAGACTTACCAGAATCACCTCCACGTTGTCTTTAGCATACTCCACGTTCAATTGTTCGAAATAGGGCAATTCCTTTACGCAAGGCGCACACCAAGTTGCCCAAAAATTGACGACGTAAATTTTATCATCACTGCGATTCAAATACTTTTCAAGTCCATTAAAATCATAGACTTCTAAACTATCTGTAGCAATTTCCGAAGAAGAAACATTGGCTTGGTTTGATGACATTTCAGATCTCGTTTCACTTTTACAGGCAAAACAGCACAACGCAGCACATAACAGTAATAGTCTCATCCCTTAAAAATAGAGATGTATTTTGCATACCACTTAAGTTTAACAAAAAATTAATTTGAACCTTCTCTCTAATTCAAATAAATCCCATACATTTGTATATACAACTATTGTACATGAAGGAGTTAAAAGAGAAATTAAAAACCGAAATCGATTTGCCAATATCAAGGCAGACCGTAATTTCTATTTTTCTCGCTCAAACCGAATTTAAAAATGAGTTTCTGAATGTTTTAAAACCTCATGATCTCTCCTTAGAGCAATTTAATGTGTTGAGAATACTTAGGGGGCAAAAGGGAGACCCGCTCAATTTACAAGACATACAAGAGCGTATGGTCAATAAGATGAGTAACACTACCCGCCTGATCGACAAATTGATTTTAAAGGATTTTGTAAAACGAATTCAATGTGAACAAAACCGTCGTAAAATTGAGGTATATATCACAAATCACGGGCTTGAAAAACTCAAAGAGCTAGATCGCTTAGTAGACGAGACCGAGAAAAAGATGACTTCTAACTTAAACCAGAAAGAATTACAACAACTTAACAAATTGTTGGTAAAACTATCACGATAAAAATTTTAACTAACTGTTGTATAAACAACAATTAAAAACCAAAACATATGAGTAATTATCTAGAAAACTTAAATTGGCGCTATGCCACAAAGAAATTTGATACTTCAAAAAAGATAGCACCATCAGACTTTGAAAAATTAAAAGAGGCCATGCGTTTATCTGCTTCCTCTTATGGTCTACAGCCCTATAAGATTTTGATTATTGAAGATAAAGATGTACGCACTAAACTTAAAGCTGCGTCATGGGATCAACCACAAATTACAGATGCATCTCACATGATTGTATTGGCAAACATGACCGATTTTGGTGATGCTCTTGTTGATGATTATATAGACAATGTTGTTCAAACGCGAGGTGTAGACAGAGCAGATCTAAAGGATTATGCTCAAATGATGAAGTCTACAACTGTTGCTTTAGATAAAGAGAAGAAAGCACCGTGGAGTGCAAAACAAGCATACATTGTAGTAGGTAATCTGTTGTCGGCAGCCGCAGATTTTAAGATTGATGCGTGCCCAATGGAAGGTTTTGAAAACGAGGCCTATAATGACATCTTAGGTCTTAAAGATCAAGATTTAAATGCCTCTGTAGTGATCACTTTAGGATATCGTTCTAAAGAAGATGATACACAGAATTATAAAAAAGTAAGAAAATCAGAGTCCACATTATTTAAAACCATTTAACAACCCTTAAAATTATAATTATGAATACAACAACATTAAAAACAGCAGCTTTATTTTTAGTAACGATTGCATTGGTATCTTTTGGAAGTATTTCTGAAAAGAAAGTTAATGTAAAAGATAGTAACATTACTTGGAAAGGTTATAAAGTAACTGGTTCTCACGAAGGAA
Proteins encoded in this window:
- a CDS encoding rhodanese-like domain-containing protein, whose protein sequence is MLICLLGLVMITACSKETPTEIKMITPEEMESLLELEDVQLVDVRTPKEYETGFIAHSQNIDFNSPTFDEDIEKLDKTQPVILYCKSGGRSAKCAEKLKAAGFVKIYDLEGGITHWRHEKLEVKTFD
- a CDS encoding rhodanese-like domain-containing protein; its protein translation is MADLSQDEWAVQQKEDDNAVILDVRTQDEVEEGMIPEALHIDIHKGQGFIDELEKLDKSKSYYVYCRSGARSNQACAVMNQLGFDKAYNLLGGFNEWSGDVKIP
- a CDS encoding thioredoxin family protein, which gives rise to MKKGLNAVIAMALALLAFAFAPMSDGYKVGDIATDFDLKNIDGNMVSMADYDDAKGFIVIFTCNTCPYAVAYENRIEALNKKYAKKGYPVIAIMPNNTDVKPGDNLEAMKKRAKEKGFTFPYLIDEGQKIYPQYGATKTPHVYVLERTSKGPQVKYIGAIDDNYQDASAVKDTYVEDAVDALLSNEEVPVKSTRAIGCSIKV
- a CDS encoding TlpA disulfide reductase family protein, with the translated sequence MSSNQANVSSSEIATDSLEVYDFNGLEKYLNRSDDKIYVVNFWATWCAPCVKELPYFEQLNVEYAKDNVEVILVSLDFPSKYDSNLKPYIREKQLKSKVIALNDTDSNTWIPKVDENWSGAIPATIIYNKDKRKFYEKSFDYQALEKEVKQFLN
- a CDS encoding MarR family winged helix-turn-helix transcriptional regulator, giving the protein MKELKEKLKTEIDLPISRQTVISIFLAQTEFKNEFLNVLKPHDLSLEQFNVLRILRGQKGDPLNLQDIQERMVNKMSNTTRLIDKLILKDFVKRIQCEQNRRKIEVYITNHGLEKLKELDRLVDETEKKMTSNLNQKELQQLNKLLVKLSR
- a CDS encoding NAD(P)H-dependent oxidoreductase; the protein is MSNYLENLNWRYATKKFDTSKKIAPSDFEKLKEAMRLSASSYGLQPYKILIIEDKDVRTKLKAASWDQPQITDASHMIVLANMTDFGDALVDDYIDNVVQTRGVDRADLKDYAQMMKSTTVALDKEKKAPWSAKQAYIVVGNLLSAAADFKIDACPMEGFENEAYNDILGLKDQDLNASVVITLGYRSKEDDTQNYKKVRKSESTLFKTI